The following proteins are encoded in a genomic region of Brachyhypopomus gauderio isolate BG-103 unplaced genomic scaffold, BGAUD_0.2 sc51, whole genome shotgun sequence:
- the inpp5jb gene encoding inositol polyphosphate 5-phosphatase K isoform X2 — MHLSLDCRATERICACSQIKMEQESKMKPDIPSLSVATTENPTALPAPQSSVPTPGPSLPGPASARPRRPQRTPRLEGSIDVSETKLQESPTKRQEKPSSPASRSPSRPVHTSGAVAQTYADDPRVASGHSSGLRSHISARAASMPQAPSYRPPSADPNAHPLRALSVAGTADTEPHVGEDFRVHIITWNVGSAMPPDDISSLLGLNVGDGNTDMYIIGLQEVNSMINKRLKDVLFTDQWSEVSMDTLSRFGYVLVTSQRMQGVLLLVFAKYYHLPFIRGVQTENTRTGLGGIWGNKGGVSARMSVFGHSICFLNCHLPAHMENSDQRMEDFESILQQQQFEGQTVTGVLDHDVVFWFGDLNFRIEDLEIPEVKAAIDGNRLSLLWEKDQLNMAKDSETVLEGFQEGPLKFPPTYKFDVGTNTYDTSGKKRKPAWTDRILWRLRPMALAGSHMSKCSSGLTSGTRVVQHLYRSYMEYTVSDHKPVSSIFTLQFPYKVDVPLVTISVEDEWREVADAIAKFKVAHNYCRSSWDWIGLYKVGFKHHKDYVGYTWAKQEESDYLRQEHEVTFAEEELPKESGEFILCYYSNNMSSIVGVTEPFQISLPSSSMANLSPSDSSDFTSEDEVRQVDSHSSSPGQGRPGSSDSSRSPTPTEGQAPGTSKPRPTHTLPHPTPETMD; from the exons ATCAAAATGGAGCAGGAAAGCAAGATGAAGCCTGATATTCCCTCGTTGTCTGTAGCAACTACAGAGAACCCTACAGCTCTTCCTGCACCACAGAGCTCTGTCCCCACCCCTGGCCCGAGCCTTCCTGGACCAGCTTCAGCGCGCCCTAGGAGGCCTCAGAGGACCCCTCGGTTGGAAGGATCCATTGATGTATCGGAGACCAAGCTCCAGGAATCTCCTACAAAGAGACAGGAGAAACCCAGTTCCCCGGCTTCAAGATCTCCGAGCCGGCCCGTTCACACCTCAGGTGCAGTAGCTCAGACCTACGCTGACGACCCCCGAGTAGCATCCGGACACTCGTCTGGGCTGAGAAGTCACATCTCGGCGAGAGCGGCCTCAATGCCGCAGGCTCCGTCATACAGACCTCCTTCTGCAGATCCAAACGCTCATCCTCTGAGAGCGCTCTCCGTGGCCGGAACAGCCGACACTGAGCCTCATGTTGGGGAGGATTTCAG AGTGCACATAATCACATGGAATGTGGGGTCAGCCATGCCTCCAGATGACATCTCTTCACTGTTGGGACTAAATGTAGGCGACGGGAACACGGACATGTACATTATAGG CTTACAGGAAGTGAACTCAATGATCAATAAGAGGCTGAAAGACGTTCTCTTCACTGACCAGTGGAGCGAGGTTAGCATGGACACGCTTAGCCGCTTTGGATATGTGCTG GTAACATCTCAAAGAATGCAGGGAGTGCTGCTGCTGGTTTTTGCTAAGTACTACCACCTGCCCTTTATCAGAGGCGTGCAGACGGAAAACACACGCACTGGCCTGGGGGGCATCTGG GGAAATAAGGGAGGCGTGAGTGCTCGCATGAGTGTGTTTGGCCACTCTATCTGCTTCCTGAACTGCCACCTGCCGGCACACATGGAGAATTCAGACCAGCGCATGGAGGATTTTGAGAGCATTTTACAGCAGCAACAGTTTGAAGGTCAGACTGTCACAGGTGTCCTGGATCATGa TGTTGTTTTCTGGTTTGGGGATCTAAACTTTCGTATTGAAGACCTGGAGATACCGGAGGTCAAGGCAGCTATTGATGGTAATAGACTTTCCCTGCTGTGGGAAAAAGATCAA CTGAACATGGCCAAAGACAGTGAGACTGTTCTGGAAGGTTTCCAGGAAGGACCACTCAAGTTTCCTCCCACCTACAAGTTTGATGTGGGAACAAATACATATGATACCAG TGGGAAAAAGCGTAAGCCAGCCTGGACCGACCGTATTCTCTGGCGGTTGAGGCCGATGGCTCTAGCGGGCAGTCACATGTCCAAGTGTAGCTCGGGCCTGACCAGCGGCACTCGGGTGGTGCAGCATTTGTACCGCAGCTACATGGAGTACACCGTCAGCGACCACAAGCCCGTGTCCTCCATCTTCACCCTACAG TTCCCGTATAAGGTGGACGTTCCTTTGGTAACGATcagtgtggaggatgaatggagAGAAGTGGCAGATGCCATCGCCAAATTCAAGGTGGCCCACAATTACTGCAGAAGCTCCTGGGATTGGATTGGACTTTACAAG GTTGGATTTAAACATCATAAGGATTATGTGGGTTATACTTGGGCTAAACAAGAAGAATCTGATTACCTTAGACAAGAGCATGAG GTTACCTTTGCAGAGGAAGAGCTGCCCAAAGAGTCTGGGGAATTTATCCTGTGCTATTATAGCAACAATATGAGCTCTATTGTGGGCGTCACTGAGCCGTTCCAG ATTTCACTGCCCTCCTCCAGTATGGCCAACCTCAGTCCATCTGACAGCTCAGACTTTACCTCGgaggatgaggtgaggcaggtcgACTCGCACAGCTCCAGCCCTGGACAAGGCAGGCCTGGCAGTAGCGACAGCAGCCGGAGCCCCACGCCCACCGAGGGGCAGGCGCCCGGCACCAGCAAgccccgccccacacacacactgccccacCCAACACCCGAGACCATGGACTAG
- the inpp5jb gene encoding inositol polyphosphate 5-phosphatase K isoform X3 has product MEQESKMKPDIPSLSVATTENPTALPAPQSSVPTPGPSLPGPASARPRRPQRTPRLEGSIDVSETKLQESPTKRQEKPSSPASRSPSRPVHTSGAVAQTYADDPRVASGHSSGLRSHISARAASMPQAPSYRPPSADPNAHPLRALSVAGTADTEPHVGEDFRVHIITWNVGSAMPPDDISSLLGLNVGDGNTDMYIIGLQEVNSMINKRLKDVLFTDQWSEVSMDTLSRFGYVLVTSQRMQGVLLLVFAKYYHLPFIRGVQTENTRTGLGGIWGNKGGVSARMSVFGHSICFLNCHLPAHMENSDQRMEDFESILQQQQFEGQTVTGVLDHDVVFWFGDLNFRIEDLEIPEVKAAIDGNRLSLLWEKDQLNMAKDSETVLEGFQEGPLKFPPTYKFDVGTNTYDTSGKKRKPAWTDRILWRLRPMALAGSHMSKCSSGLTSGTRVVQHLYRSYMEYTVSDHKPVSSIFTLQFPYKVDVPLVTISVEDEWREVADAIAKFKVAHNYCRSSWDWIGLYKVGFKHHKDYVGYTWAKQEESDYLRQEHEVTFAEEELPKESGEFILCYYSNNMSSIVGVTEPFQISLPSSSMANLSPSDSSDFTSEDEVRQVDSHSSSPGQGRPGSSDSSRSPTPTEGQAPGTSKPRPTHTLPHPTPETMD; this is encoded by the exons ATGGAGCAGGAAAGCAAGATGAAGCCTGATATTCCCTCGTTGTCTGTAGCAACTACAGAGAACCCTACAGCTCTTCCTGCACCACAGAGCTCTGTCCCCACCCCTGGCCCGAGCCTTCCTGGACCAGCTTCAGCGCGCCCTAGGAGGCCTCAGAGGACCCCTCGGTTGGAAGGATCCATTGATGTATCGGAGACCAAGCTCCAGGAATCTCCTACAAAGAGACAGGAGAAACCCAGTTCCCCGGCTTCAAGATCTCCGAGCCGGCCCGTTCACACCTCAGGTGCAGTAGCTCAGACCTACGCTGACGACCCCCGAGTAGCATCCGGACACTCGTCTGGGCTGAGAAGTCACATCTCGGCGAGAGCGGCCTCAATGCCGCAGGCTCCGTCATACAGACCTCCTTCTGCAGATCCAAACGCTCATCCTCTGAGAGCGCTCTCCGTGGCCGGAACAGCCGACACTGAGCCTCATGTTGGGGAGGATTTCAG AGTGCACATAATCACATGGAATGTGGGGTCAGCCATGCCTCCAGATGACATCTCTTCACTGTTGGGACTAAATGTAGGCGACGGGAACACGGACATGTACATTATAGG CTTACAGGAAGTGAACTCAATGATCAATAAGAGGCTGAAAGACGTTCTCTTCACTGACCAGTGGAGCGAGGTTAGCATGGACACGCTTAGCCGCTTTGGATATGTGCTG GTAACATCTCAAAGAATGCAGGGAGTGCTGCTGCTGGTTTTTGCTAAGTACTACCACCTGCCCTTTATCAGAGGCGTGCAGACGGAAAACACACGCACTGGCCTGGGGGGCATCTGG GGAAATAAGGGAGGCGTGAGTGCTCGCATGAGTGTGTTTGGCCACTCTATCTGCTTCCTGAACTGCCACCTGCCGGCACACATGGAGAATTCAGACCAGCGCATGGAGGATTTTGAGAGCATTTTACAGCAGCAACAGTTTGAAGGTCAGACTGTCACAGGTGTCCTGGATCATGa TGTTGTTTTCTGGTTTGGGGATCTAAACTTTCGTATTGAAGACCTGGAGATACCGGAGGTCAAGGCAGCTATTGATGGTAATAGACTTTCCCTGCTGTGGGAAAAAGATCAA CTGAACATGGCCAAAGACAGTGAGACTGTTCTGGAAGGTTTCCAGGAAGGACCACTCAAGTTTCCTCCCACCTACAAGTTTGATGTGGGAACAAATACATATGATACCAG TGGGAAAAAGCGTAAGCCAGCCTGGACCGACCGTATTCTCTGGCGGTTGAGGCCGATGGCTCTAGCGGGCAGTCACATGTCCAAGTGTAGCTCGGGCCTGACCAGCGGCACTCGGGTGGTGCAGCATTTGTACCGCAGCTACATGGAGTACACCGTCAGCGACCACAAGCCCGTGTCCTCCATCTTCACCCTACAG TTCCCGTATAAGGTGGACGTTCCTTTGGTAACGATcagtgtggaggatgaatggagAGAAGTGGCAGATGCCATCGCCAAATTCAAGGTGGCCCACAATTACTGCAGAAGCTCCTGGGATTGGATTGGACTTTACAAG GTTGGATTTAAACATCATAAGGATTATGTGGGTTATACTTGGGCTAAACAAGAAGAATCTGATTACCTTAGACAAGAGCATGAG GTTACCTTTGCAGAGGAAGAGCTGCCCAAAGAGTCTGGGGAATTTATCCTGTGCTATTATAGCAACAATATGAGCTCTATTGTGGGCGTCACTGAGCCGTTCCAG ATTTCACTGCCCTCCTCCAGTATGGCCAACCTCAGTCCATCTGACAGCTCAGACTTTACCTCGgaggatgaggtgaggcaggtcgACTCGCACAGCTCCAGCCCTGGACAAGGCAGGCCTGGCAGTAGCGACAGCAGCCGGAGCCCCACGCCCACCGAGGGGCAGGCGCCCGGCACCAGCAAgccccgccccacacacacactgccccacCCAACACCCGAGACCATGGACTAG
- the inpp5jb gene encoding inositol polyphosphate 5-phosphatase K isoform X1, with translation MHLSLDCRATERICACSQQIKMEQESKMKPDIPSLSVATTENPTALPAPQSSVPTPGPSLPGPASARPRRPQRTPRLEGSIDVSETKLQESPTKRQEKPSSPASRSPSRPVHTSGAVAQTYADDPRVASGHSSGLRSHISARAASMPQAPSYRPPSADPNAHPLRALSVAGTADTEPHVGEDFRVHIITWNVGSAMPPDDISSLLGLNVGDGNTDMYIIGLQEVNSMINKRLKDVLFTDQWSEVSMDTLSRFGYVLVTSQRMQGVLLLVFAKYYHLPFIRGVQTENTRTGLGGIWGNKGGVSARMSVFGHSICFLNCHLPAHMENSDQRMEDFESILQQQQFEGQTVTGVLDHDVVFWFGDLNFRIEDLEIPEVKAAIDGNRLSLLWEKDQLNMAKDSETVLEGFQEGPLKFPPTYKFDVGTNTYDTSGKKRKPAWTDRILWRLRPMALAGSHMSKCSSGLTSGTRVVQHLYRSYMEYTVSDHKPVSSIFTLQFPYKVDVPLVTISVEDEWREVADAIAKFKVAHNYCRSSWDWIGLYKVGFKHHKDYVGYTWAKQEESDYLRQEHEVTFAEEELPKESGEFILCYYSNNMSSIVGVTEPFQISLPSSSMANLSPSDSSDFTSEDEVRQVDSHSSSPGQGRPGSSDSSRSPTPTEGQAPGTSKPRPTHTLPHPTPETMD, from the exons CAGATCAAAATGGAGCAGGAAAGCAAGATGAAGCCTGATATTCCCTCGTTGTCTGTAGCAACTACAGAGAACCCTACAGCTCTTCCTGCACCACAGAGCTCTGTCCCCACCCCTGGCCCGAGCCTTCCTGGACCAGCTTCAGCGCGCCCTAGGAGGCCTCAGAGGACCCCTCGGTTGGAAGGATCCATTGATGTATCGGAGACCAAGCTCCAGGAATCTCCTACAAAGAGACAGGAGAAACCCAGTTCCCCGGCTTCAAGATCTCCGAGCCGGCCCGTTCACACCTCAGGTGCAGTAGCTCAGACCTACGCTGACGACCCCCGAGTAGCATCCGGACACTCGTCTGGGCTGAGAAGTCACATCTCGGCGAGAGCGGCCTCAATGCCGCAGGCTCCGTCATACAGACCTCCTTCTGCAGATCCAAACGCTCATCCTCTGAGAGCGCTCTCCGTGGCCGGAACAGCCGACACTGAGCCTCATGTTGGGGAGGATTTCAG AGTGCACATAATCACATGGAATGTGGGGTCAGCCATGCCTCCAGATGACATCTCTTCACTGTTGGGACTAAATGTAGGCGACGGGAACACGGACATGTACATTATAGG CTTACAGGAAGTGAACTCAATGATCAATAAGAGGCTGAAAGACGTTCTCTTCACTGACCAGTGGAGCGAGGTTAGCATGGACACGCTTAGCCGCTTTGGATATGTGCTG GTAACATCTCAAAGAATGCAGGGAGTGCTGCTGCTGGTTTTTGCTAAGTACTACCACCTGCCCTTTATCAGAGGCGTGCAGACGGAAAACACACGCACTGGCCTGGGGGGCATCTGG GGAAATAAGGGAGGCGTGAGTGCTCGCATGAGTGTGTTTGGCCACTCTATCTGCTTCCTGAACTGCCACCTGCCGGCACACATGGAGAATTCAGACCAGCGCATGGAGGATTTTGAGAGCATTTTACAGCAGCAACAGTTTGAAGGTCAGACTGTCACAGGTGTCCTGGATCATGa TGTTGTTTTCTGGTTTGGGGATCTAAACTTTCGTATTGAAGACCTGGAGATACCGGAGGTCAAGGCAGCTATTGATGGTAATAGACTTTCCCTGCTGTGGGAAAAAGATCAA CTGAACATGGCCAAAGACAGTGAGACTGTTCTGGAAGGTTTCCAGGAAGGACCACTCAAGTTTCCTCCCACCTACAAGTTTGATGTGGGAACAAATACATATGATACCAG TGGGAAAAAGCGTAAGCCAGCCTGGACCGACCGTATTCTCTGGCGGTTGAGGCCGATGGCTCTAGCGGGCAGTCACATGTCCAAGTGTAGCTCGGGCCTGACCAGCGGCACTCGGGTGGTGCAGCATTTGTACCGCAGCTACATGGAGTACACCGTCAGCGACCACAAGCCCGTGTCCTCCATCTTCACCCTACAG TTCCCGTATAAGGTGGACGTTCCTTTGGTAACGATcagtgtggaggatgaatggagAGAAGTGGCAGATGCCATCGCCAAATTCAAGGTGGCCCACAATTACTGCAGAAGCTCCTGGGATTGGATTGGACTTTACAAG GTTGGATTTAAACATCATAAGGATTATGTGGGTTATACTTGGGCTAAACAAGAAGAATCTGATTACCTTAGACAAGAGCATGAG GTTACCTTTGCAGAGGAAGAGCTGCCCAAAGAGTCTGGGGAATTTATCCTGTGCTATTATAGCAACAATATGAGCTCTATTGTGGGCGTCACTGAGCCGTTCCAG ATTTCACTGCCCTCCTCCAGTATGGCCAACCTCAGTCCATCTGACAGCTCAGACTTTACCTCGgaggatgaggtgaggcaggtcgACTCGCACAGCTCCAGCCCTGGACAAGGCAGGCCTGGCAGTAGCGACAGCAGCCGGAGCCCCACGCCCACCGAGGGGCAGGCGCCCGGCACCAGCAAgccccgccccacacacacactgccccacCCAACACCCGAGACCATGGACTAG